In Aedes albopictus strain Foshan chromosome 3, AalbF5, whole genome shotgun sequence, the following are encoded in one genomic region:
- the LOC134290171 gene encoding uncharacterized protein LOC134290171, protein MSLYTTSWQTLSPFLRTDRRKDVQDQNRCRITNAITNFIHGFNKSNKQHDPVVKFCTSATRATTRFLKRNPDICILSADKGNRTVIMYREEYNQKMRALINDDDTYVEVKRDPTPSIQSKNNSIVRRMKDLQLVDNYTARELSRYDSVCPRIYGQPKAHKQDVPLRPVIPNMTAPTYMLSKFVARILQESLVSKYNTASSFTFCQEIQQIKLPEGYVIVSLDVVSLFTNVPRELVRKSIIDRWSEINTEINLDLFIEIVDLCMDSSYFRFEGKYFKQIFSTAMGSSLSPILADIALDSVIDKAISTLPFQIPVLKKYVDDIFIAVSSVAMSSVQIIQNYFLC, encoded by the coding sequence ATGTCCCTCTATACCACGTCATGGCAGACGTTGAGTCCATTCCTGCGGACGGACCGAAGGAAAGATGTGCAGGACCAAAATAGATGCCGAATCACCAATGCGATAACGAACTTCATTCACGGTTTCAACAAGTCAAACAAGCAGCACGACCCCGTGGTAAAATTCTGCACATCTGCGACCCGAGCCACGACACGGTTCCTCAAACGAAACCCGGACATCTGTATTCTATCCGCTGATAAGGGCAACAGAACGGTTATCATGTACCGAGAAGAGTACAACCAAAAGATGAGAGCGTTGATCAACGACGATGACACATACGTGGAAGTGAAGAGAGATCCGACCCCAAGTATCCAGTCAAAGAACAACAGCATTGTAAGAAGAATGAAAGATCTCCAACTGGTCGACAACTACACCGCACGCGAACTCAGCAGATACGATTCTGTCTGCCCAAGAATCTACGGGCAACCGAAAGCACACAAACAGGACGTACCGCTCAGACCTGTAATCCCCAACATGACAGCTCCAACCTACATGCTGTCAAAATTCGTTGCGCGCATACTGCAAGAATCTCTTGTAAGCAAGTATAACACCGCCAGCTCTTTCACGTTCTGCCAAGAAATCCAACAAATCAAGCTACCAGAAGGATACGTCATCGTGTCGCTAGATGTGGTGTCACTTTTCACAAATGTCCCCAGAGAATTAGTCCGCAAAAGCATAATCGATAGGTGGTCCGAGATTAACACCGAAATCAATCTGGACCTGTTCATCGAAATAGTTGATCTGTGTATGGACTCAAGCTATTTTAGGTTCGAAGGGAAAtacttcaaacaaattttcagtacaGCTATGGGAAGCTCGTTGTCACCTATCCTAGCCGACATTGCATTAGACTCAGTAATCGATAAAGCAATATCAACCCTTCCCTTCCAAATTCCCGTCCTAAAAAAGTATGTCGATGATATATTCATAGCTGTTAGTTCAGTGGCAATGAGCAGCGTTcagattattcaaaactattttctGTGCTAA